Part of the Ruegeria sp. AD91A genome, GGGGCCTGTGTCGGTGTCCACAGCTGGGCCGGGTCAGGTCTGGTGGCGACCGACTTGCCCGAGGACGACCCCGAACATGACCGATACCTGGACTATTTCAAAGACATCGGCGTGGATGAGGCATTCTACTGGTACACCCTCTATGCCGCCCCGGCCGACAGTATGCACTGGATGAACACCACCGAAGCGAACCGGTTCGGTTTGACCACCAGAGGTGCTCCGGCACTTGGGTCTGCGACGGAGTGCGACGAAAGGTAAGTTAGCCGTTCAACAAGCGCGCGCCGATTTCCTTGACGAACTTCGCGGCCACCATCGCCGTCATGCCATAGGGGTCGCGATGCGGGTTAAGCTCGACAATATCTGCACCGACCAGCTGACCTTTGAACCGATGGATCAGGTCGATAACCTCGCGCGTGCTCAGCCCGCCTGGCTCATGGTGCGAGACGCCGGGGGCAAAGGCCGGGTCCAACGCATCCAGATCCAGTGACAGGTAGACGGGGCCATCGAAGGCAATCTGCAAATCGGGGCTCCAGCTGCGCATGTCGATCACCTCGACGCCGAACCTGTCGGCCTGTTCACGCTGATGCGCGTTCATGGTGCGGATGCCGACCTGCACCAGACGCTTGACCGGGCAGTTCTCCATCACGCGGGCAAAGGGGCAGCCATGGCCGAGCGGTCCGATATCCTGCGTTTCGTACAGATCAGGGTGGCTGTCGATATGCAGGATATTCAGCCCTTCGTACCGGTCTGCATGGGCCTTGATCAGCGGATAGGCCACGGAATGGTCACCGCCCAGTGACAACAGGCGTGCGCCGGTTGCGATCCGCTTCGCCGCTTCGGCCTCGATCCGGTCAATCGGTTCCTGCCCGCGCATCTCAAAAACACCCAGATCGCCGGTATCCCGGAATTGGGCGCTTGCACCCAGATCAGTGCCATCCTCGGCCGTCAGGTTGGCCGCGCCGGAATGCAGCGCCTCGCGGATGCGTCCGGGGGCGAATGCCGGCCCTTGCAGGAACGAGGAATGCAGATCCAGAGGAATGCCCATCAAAGCGACATCTCCCGGCTTCAGTTCGTACGGCATCATCACTCCCCTTTTTACTTGAATGTGATCTGGATGGAGGAATGGCGCCGGGTCAAGGGGTTAACGGCGCAGGTAGGTCTGCCAGATCCAGATCACCAGCAATGCACCCAGAACCGCCCCGACAAAACCAGACAGCCACCCCATAACGGTTACAAGAAACCGCAGAACGAACCCTCCGATCAAGGCCCCGACAATACCGATCAGCATGGTCGTCGGGATGTCGGCCTCGAT contains:
- a CDS encoding GlsB/YeaQ/YmgE family stress response membrane protein produces the protein MPIVALIIIGAAAGFLATRLMRIEADIPTTMLIGIVGALIGGFVLRFLVTVMGWLSGFVGAVLGALLVIWIWQTYLRR
- the speB gene encoding agmatinase, which produces MPYELKPGDVALMGIPLDLHSSFLQGPAFAPGRIREALHSGAANLTAEDGTDLGASAQFRDTGDLGVFEMRGQEPIDRIEAEAAKRIATGARLLSLGGDHSVAYPLIKAHADRYEGLNILHIDSHPDLYETQDIGPLGHGCPFARVMENCPVKRLVQVGIRTMNAHQREQADRFGVEVIDMRSWSPDLQIAFDGPVYLSLDLDALDPAFAPGVSHHEPGGLSTREVIDLIHRFKGQLVGADIVELNPHRDPYGMTAMVAAKFVKEIGARLLNG